A window from Citrus sinensis cultivar Valencia sweet orange chromosome 3, DVS_A1.0, whole genome shotgun sequence encodes these proteins:
- the LOC102610075 gene encoding COBRA-like protein 4 yields the protein MEHKNVFCQRRRCHSFLELKFALLAIAFFMLSHAEAYDPLDPTGNVTIKWDVMSWTPDGYVAAVTINNFQMYRHIGAPGWTLGWQWAKKEVIWTMVGAQTTEQGDCSKFKANIPHCCKRIPIVVDLLPGVPYNQQFANCCKGGVLSAWGQDPASAVSAFQVSVGLAGTSNKTVKLPKNFTLQGPGPGYTCGPAKVVPSTVYLTSDRRRKTQALMTWNVTCTYSQFLASKNPSCCVSFSSFYNETITPCPSCACGCHNKNNCIMSNSKAAHRTGINTPKKDNTPLLQCTHHMCPIRVHWHVKVNYKEYWRVKIAITNFNYRMNYTQWTLVAQHPNLNNVTQVFSFDYKPLVPYESINDTGMFYGMKFYNDLLMEAGPQGNVQSELLLQKNKDTFTFKQGWAFPRKVYFNGDECMLPPPDTYPFLPNSANANPITSLTMAASVLLAVMSIW from the exons ATGGAACACAAAAATGTCTTCTGCCAAAGGAGGCGGTGCCACTCATTCCTTGAACTGAAGTTCGCATTGTTGGCAATTGCATTCTTCATGCTCTCGCATGCAG AGGCATACGATCCATTAGATCCGACTGGCAACGTAACGATCAAATGGGACGTGATGTCTTGGACACCAGATGGCTATGTG GCTGCGGTGACAATcaacaattttcaaatgtaTCGCCATATTGGGGCTCCTGGATGGACTctgggatggcaatgggcgaAGAAGGAAGTAATCTGGACAATGGTGGGGGCACAAACCACAGAGCAAGGAGACTGTTCCAAGTTCAAAGCAAACATACCACACTGCTGCAAAAGAATTCCCATTGTTGTGGACTTGCTACCCGGGGTTCCTTACAACCAGCAGTTCGCAAATTGCTGCAAGGGCGGGGTTCTATCAGCATGGGGACAGGATCCGGCAAGTGCAGTCTCAGCCTTTCAGGTAAGTGTTGGACTTGCCGGTACTTCAAATAAGACCGTGAAACTGCCGAAGAATTTCACTCTGCAAGGTCCAGGACCAGGGTACACTTGTGGCCCTGCAAAAGTTGTGCCATCAACAGTTTATCTCACATCCGATCGCAGGAGGAAAACTCAAGCACTTA TGACATGGAATGTTACGTGCACCTATTCGCAGTTTCTTGCTTCAAAGAACCCAAGCTGTTGTGTTTCCTTCTCAAGCTTTTACAATGAAACAATCACTCCTTGCCCATCTTGTGCTTGCGGCTGCCACAACAAAAACAACTGCATTAT GAGTAACTCGAAAGCAGCTCACAGAACAGGAATAAACACTCCAAAGAAAGACAATACACCATTGCTGCAATGCACACATCATATGTGCCCTATTCGGGTGCACTGGCATGTGAAGGTGAACTATAAAGAATATTGGCGTGTGAAGATAGCCATCACTAATTTCAACTATCGGATGAACTATACTCAGTGGACTCTCGTTGCACAGCACCCCAATCTCAACAATGTCACGCAAGTTTTCAGCTTCGATTACAAACCTCTCGTCCCTTATGAATCGATAA ATGACACTGGTATGTTCTATGGCATGAAATTCTACAATGACCTCTTAATGGAAGCTGGACCGCAAGGAAATGTTCAATCTGAGTTGCTTCTTCAGAAGAACAAGGACACATTCACCTTCAAGCAGGGATGGGCATTTCCTCGAAAAGTTTACTTCAATGGAGATGAATGCATGCTGCCCCCACCTGATACCTACCCATTTCTGCCAAACTCTGCAAATGCAAATCCAATTACATCTTTAACAATGGCAGCCTCAGTTTTATTGGCGGTAATGTCGATTTGGTGA
- the LOC102618802 gene encoding COBRA-like protein 4, producing the protein MVSKRYACLFVLTFVVAMIFSHAVAYDTLDPTGNITIKWDVVSWTPDGYVALVTMTNFQMYRHIMEPGWTLGWTWAKKEVIWSMVGAQATEQGDCSKFKINIPHSCMKNPTVVDLLPGVPYNQQIANCCKGGVVGSWGQDPSAAVSSFQLSVGRSGSSNKTVRLPKNFTLLGPGRGYTCSQAKNVLPTAFISADGRRRTQAMMTWNVTCTYSQILASKNPTCCVSMSSFYNSTITPCPSCSCGCQNKNNCVKSDSDIRSVVGMMNTTTSVAPLLHCTQHMCPIRVHWHVKLNYKKYWRVKMSITNFNYQVNYTEWTLVVQHPNLNNVTEVFSFNYKPLIPYDSTNDTGMFYGIKFFNDILLQSGPEGNVQSELILQKDMNTFTYKQGWAFPRKIYFNGDECSMPLPEDYPYLPNSAHAKAIASSALAALLLLVLLTFW; encoded by the exons ATGGTTTCAAAAAGATATGCATGTCTTTTTGTGTTAACTTTTGTTGTCGCTATGATTTTTTCTCATGCAG TGGCGTACGACACATTGGATCCGACTGGGAACATAACAATCAAATGGGATGTTGTGTCTTGGACTCCAGATGGTTATGTG GCACTGGTAACGATGACCAACTTCCAAATGTATCGGCACATCATGGAGCCTGGCTGGACACTAGGATGGACATGGGCAAAGAAAGAAGTGATCTGGTCAATGGTGGGAGCTCAAGCTACAGAGCAAGGAGACTGTTCCAAGTTCAAAATAAACATCCCTCACAGTTGTATGAAAAATCCCACAGTAGTTGACTTGCTCCCTGGAGTCCCTTACAACCAACAAATTGCCAATTGTTGCAAAGGCGGCGTTGTGGGATCGTGGGGACAAGACCCTTCAGCTGCAGTTTCTTCCTTTCAACTGAGCGTTGGGCGTTCTGGTTCCTCAAATAAAACAGTGAGACTACCCAAGAATTTCACTTTGCTCGGTCCTGGAAGAGGCTACACATGCAGCCAAGCCAAAAATGTGCTGCCCACGGCTTTCATCTCGGCTGATGGGCGTCGAAGAACTCAAGCTATGA TGACATGGAACGTGACATGTACGTACTCACAGATTTTGGCGTCTAAGAATCCAACCTGTTGTGTCTCAATGTCATCTTTCTACAACTCCACAATTACCCCTTGTCCAAGCTGCTCCTGCGGCTGCCAGAACAAGAACAATTGTGTCAA GAGTGATTCAGATATTCGGAGTGTTGTGGGAATGATGAACACAACAACAAGCGTCGCACCATTGCTACACTGCACGCAACACATGTGCCCCATCCGGGTGCATTGGCATGTGAAGCTCAACTACAAGAAGTATTGGCGTGTAAAGATGTCCATTACTAATTTCAACTACCAAGTTAATTACACAGAGTGGACGCTTGTCGTTCAACATCCAAATCTCAACAATGTCACTGAAGTTTTCAGCTTCAACTATAAGCCGCTGATCCCTTATGACTCCACAA ATGACACAGGCATGTTCTACGGTATAAAATTCTTTAACGACATACTATTGCAATCCGGGCCGGAGGGAAATGTCCAGTCGGAGTTGATTCTTCAAAAGGATATGAACACATTTACATACAAGCAGGGTTGGGCATTTCCTCGGAAAATCTACTTCAATGGGGATGAATGCAGCATGCCGCTTCCCGAAGACTATCCATACCTGCCAAATTCTGCCCACGCAAAAGCAATTGCCTCATCTGCGTTAGCTGCTCTTCTGCTCTTGGTATTGCTAACCTTTTGGTGA
- the LOC102609762 gene encoding protein COBRA-like isoform X3, whose translation MESLRGSVTGSIANKLSGFTIMLLFLLSCSTFTSTEAYDALDPNGNITIKWDIMTWNPDGYVAVVTIFNFQQYRHIQAPGWTLGWTWAKKEVIWSMMGGLTTEQGDCSKYKGNIPHCCKKDPTVVDLLPGTPYNQQIANCCKGGVISSWAQDPTTALSSFQLSVGAAGTTNKTVRVPKNFTLKAPGPGYTCGPAKVGKPTKFITSDKRRVTQAMMTWNVTCTYSQFLAQKTPTCCVSLSSFYNETIVSCPTCACGCQNNGTESGSCINPKTPHLASVVNTPGKPNRPMVQCTSHMCPIRVHWHVKLNYKEYWRVKITITNFNYAMNYSLWNLVVQHPNFDNLTQLFSFYYKSLTPYEGLNDTAMLWGIKFYNDFLSEAGSNGNVQSELLFRKDASTFTFEKGWAFPRRIYFNGDNCVMPPPDAYPWLPNASSRPVISLLRSAIIILASWVLLLACV comes from the exons ATGGAATCTTTAAGGGGTTCAGTCACTGGATCCATTGCCAACAAGCTCAGTGGCTTCACCATTATGCTTCTGTTTTTGCTTTCTTGCTCCACTTTTACTTCCACAG AAGCCTATGATGCACTTGATCCAAATGGGAATATCACAATAAAATGGGATATAATGACCTGGAATCCAGATGGCTATGTT GCTGTTGTTACGATTTTCAACTTCCAACAATATCGCCATATTCAAGCACCAGGTTGGACATTGGGGTGGACATGGGCAAAAAAGGAAGTCATCTGGAGCATGATGGGAGGACTAACAACAGAGCAAGGAGAttgttcaaaatataaagGGAACATCCCACATTGCTGCAAGAAGGATCCAACAGTTGTAGATTTGTTGCCGGGGACTCCATATAACCAGCAGATTGCAAATTGTTGCAAAGGGGGAGTAATAAGCTCCTGGGCACAGGACCCAACTACTGCATTAAGCTCATTCCAGCTCAGTGTTGGTGCTGCAGGAACAACTAACAAAACTGTCAGAGTACCCAAAAATTTCACACTTAAAGCCCCAGGGCCTGGATATACTTGTGGACCTGCAAAAGTTGGTAAACCAACTAAATTCATTACGTCAGATAAGAGGAGAGTCACACAAGCTATGA TGACCTGGAATGTCACATGCACATATTCACAGTTCTTGGCTCAAAAGACACCCACCTGTtgtgtttctctctcttccttCTACAATGAAACAATAGTAAGCTGCCCAACGTGTGCTTGTGGCTGTCAAAACAATGGAACGGAATCTGGGAGTTGCATAAA TCCAAAGACTCCACATTTGGCATCAGTTGTGAATACTCCAGGAAAACCCAACAGACCAATGGTCCAGTGTACCAGCCATATGTGTCCCATCCGAGTTCATTGGCATGTCAAGCTCAATTATAAGGAGTACTGGCGTGTGAAGATCACAatcactaattttaattacgCAATGAATTACTCACTGTGGAATCTAGTCGTGCAACACCCCAACTTTGATAATCTCACACAGCTTTTCAGCTTTTATTACAAGTCATTAACTCCTTATGAAGGCTTAA ATGATACAGCCATGCTGTGGGGaataaagttttacaatgatTTTCTCTCTGAAGCAGGCTCTAATGGGAACGTGCAGTCAGAGCTGCTGTTTCGAAAAGACGCATCAACATTTACTTTTGAGAAGGGTTGGGCTTTCCCTAGAAGGATTTATTTTAATGGAGATAACTGTGTGATGCCACCTCCAGATGCCTACCCGTGGTTGCCAAACGCAAGTTCCCGGCCTGTTATTTCTCTACTTCGTTCAGCCATAATAATCTTGGCATCTTGGGTATTGTTATTGGCTTGTGTGTGA
- the LOC102609762 gene encoding protein COBRA-like isoform X2 has protein sequence MESLRGSVTGSITSKLSGFTILLLFLLSCSTFTSTEAYDALDPNGNITIKWDIMTWNPDGYVAVVTIFNFQQYRHIQAPGWTLGWTWAKKEVIWSMMGGLTTEQGDCSKYKGNIPHCCKKDPTVVDLLPGTPYNQQIANCCKGGVISSWAQDPTTALSSFQLSVGAAGTTNKTVRVPKNFTLKAPGPGYTCGPAKVGKPTKFITSDKRRVTQAMMTWNVTCTYSQFLAQKTPTCCVSLSSFYNETIVSCPTCACGCQNNGTESGSCINPKTPHLASVVNTPGKPNRPMVQCTSHMCPIRVHWHVKLNYKEYWRVKITITNFNYAMNYSLWNLVVQHPNFDNLTQLFSFYYKSLTPYEGLNDTAMLWGIKFYNDFLSEAGSNGNVQSELLFRKDASTFTFEKGWAFPRRIYFNGDNCVMPPPDAYPWLPNASSRPVISLLRSAIIILASWVLLLACV, from the exons AAGCCTATGATGCACTTGATCCAAATGGGAATATCACAATAAAATGGGATATAATGACCTGGAATCCAGATGGCTATGTT GCTGTTGTTACGATTTTCAACTTCCAACAATATCGCCATATTCAAGCACCAGGTTGGACATTGGGGTGGACATGGGCAAAAAAGGAAGTCATCTGGAGCATGATGGGAGGACTAACAACAGAGCAAGGAGAttgttcaaaatataaagGGAACATCCCACATTGCTGCAAGAAGGATCCAACAGTTGTAGATTTGTTGCCGGGGACTCCATATAACCAGCAGATTGCAAATTGTTGCAAAGGGGGAGTAATAAGCTCCTGGGCACAGGACCCAACTACTGCATTAAGCTCATTCCAGCTCAGTGTTGGTGCTGCAGGAACAACTAACAAAACTGTCAGAGTACCCAAAAATTTCACACTTAAAGCCCCAGGGCCTGGATATACTTGTGGACCTGCAAAAGTTGGTAAACCAACTAAATTCATTACGTCAGATAAGAGGAGAGTCACACAAGCTATGA TGACCTGGAATGTCACATGCACATATTCACAGTTCTTGGCTCAAAAGACACCCACCTGTtgtgtttctctctcttccttCTACAATGAAACAATAGTAAGCTGCCCAACGTGTGCTTGTGGCTGTCAAAACAATGGAACGGAATCTGGGAGTTGCATAAA TCCAAAGACTCCACATTTGGCATCAGTTGTGAATACTCCAGGAAAACCCAACAGACCAATGGTCCAGTGTACCAGCCATATGTGTCCCATCCGAGTTCATTGGCATGTCAAGCTCAATTATAAGGAGTACTGGCGTGTGAAGATCACAatcactaattttaattacgCAATGAATTACTCACTGTGGAATCTAGTCGTGCAACACCCCAACTTTGATAATCTCACACAGCTTTTCAGCTTTTATTACAAGTCATTAACTCCTTATGAAGGCTTAA ATGATACAGCCATGCTGTGGGGaataaagttttacaatgatTTTCTCTCTGAAGCAGGCTCTAATGGGAACGTGCAGTCAGAGCTGCTGTTTCGAAAAGACGCATCAACATTTACTTTTGAGAAGGGTTGGGCTTTCCCTAGAAGGATTTATTTTAATGGAGATAACTGTGTGATGCCACCTCCAGATGCCTACCCGTGGTTGCCAAACGCAAGTTCCCGGCCTGTTATTTCTCTACTTCGTTCAGCCATAATAATCTTGGCATCTTGGGTATTGTTATTGGCTTGTGTGTGA